From the Papaver somniferum cultivar HN1 chromosome 2, ASM357369v1, whole genome shotgun sequence genome, the window atgtctttttcacccaggaattgttgattttggtctttttaaccaattttgtgaagatgaaactagattcatcctggcttaaactcaaaaaatagcgaggatgaaactggatcctgtgtaaatttaaaataagaaaaagtatttgaaaataggcaggatgaaactgtttgcatcctggctatttttacatttttgtccattcaaacaatatcaaaatctaaatttccttttcacccaggaattgttggttTTAGTCTTTTTAACCCATCTTGTGAAAATTAATTATCTATCACTTAGTTGTTGTGAGTTTTCAGAGATAAAATAATATTTATGCCCTCATCAGGGGATGAACTGTACGCGTTAATTGCTATTTGTTTTTCATCTGTACAGTAGTAGGTCTTTCAGGCCCTTAAGAACTTGagcaaagaaaattttgaagtGACTAAACGATTGCAAAAACTTTGAAATCCATCATGTTGTTGATGCTTCAAGCCGCAGAAGATACAGTCGTGAATGTTAATACCGAACCTACCTTTAAAAATATTCTTATACATCGGTAAATTCTTTGTATTTATCTCGAAATTTATCGAATGTAAAATTCTCTAATTGTAATATCAAATTTCATATATTCTTGATTTACAGATTAAAAAGAGTTGATTATTCGAGCATAAGGAACAATGATCAGTTTTGTGTAACAAATCTCAGTAAGGGTAGCACCATAGATGTTGGATCAAATGTATGTTATGAGTCGTTTGTCAGGAGGTTTACAACTACTTTGAattgtaagttctcttatatacTTTAGCTCTTTTATCTTTTATGTAGTCGGAAATAAGATCTTTGGTTGTAGTGAGGAGGCTTTGCTGACCAATGAAAATTCCTTCTATCCATGTTGAGCATACGGCATATGATAAAGTGAGTTATTTCATCTAGCAAGACGACCTTCTCTGACAACCAATTTCAAATAGCAATTGTAGTTTTGCTCGAAGTGGTTGTTCTATCTTCAGGTGCACATATACCGcacatgaatttcatttgttagtatttttctgatttttttttcccatAACTCCTTACAGTGTGAAATAGCACGTGTCATTTAAGCAAGCGATCTCAACTATGAGCAGCAATGTTTCCTCTATGTTGTGCTTGACGGATGGAGGCTGGTAAGTTCATCATGTTGTCAATGATCCCAGGAAAATGTGGAGCTGCAACAGATCATACATGGTACATATAAGACAGCCAGATTTTATTTTGTGTAAATTGACCTTTAGGTATTTGTTGATTAAACTATTTTATATTGTTGTATAAGTAAAACTAAATACTCAaattagttatatatatataaaggtcaTTTTGTGCGTTAAAATTTCACTCTTCGATCACCGGTTTTCAAATAATGGGCTATGCGGTTCAATAATTGCACGGGAAACACACTTAAAGGTAATGTTTGTGCTCTGTTTAGATTAATTATGCAATTGTCTGTGCGTGTTTTTTTCTCAAGAAAAATCCGTTTTTTGTTTACCTGATTTCCTTTCTTTGCCCAGTGCCCACTCATAGGTGGCTTGACTAACATAGAGTGGATATCCAGCTAACCGCTTATAGTATGTTTGTGCATGGTTTTGATAGTCTAGGCTAGACATGTCTATAGTACTTTTGTACACTTAGCTGCCTATTAGGTGTGATTAAAGACTTGAACTTGGTCATCTTTTACTTTGTAATCTTTGAAAATGCACTAAGGCTTGGTCGTACAAACCTGCTATGCCAATTTTAAGTGAATAATTTGCTGGCATGTACGTCGTCGCACAACATTTTGGAAATCCTCAATTCAGCCTCTTTATATTTTTGTTTCTTCCCCCGGGTGTTGTGGAATGTGTGTTGAAGCTAATAATTTTTTTGGTATCTTACGTAAGCCAAGATTGGTGGAGCCTTAATGCATCATATATAATTGGACCTTATCATGAAcatgcatattttctgatattctTATGTTGATGAGGTTACCTTGCAGATCTCCATGGAATACCATCACTGCACTCACATCTATATTGGTTAAAACCCACGCACTTGgtagtatttccttcaaattgtttctttATTTTGAAGAATCTGTAATCTGTAAGATGTTGGGAAAAGGTACAAGGTTCAGTTGTAGTAGTAGTTAGGAACCCTGTTACACAGTACCGGCAATAATTTTTGAGTATGATGTTCCTTATGAATAAGTTTGGCTTAGATGATGGCATATTGTGGTACTACGACATCCTAAATGTAATCATTTTGTTTATTAATGAAAATATAGCCCTTTGGTTTGGAAAAGAAAAAGCAGGCACATGTAGAGTTCTAAGGTTGGTTTGGTGTATCCCATAAAGAGTGAATCTGTAGGTGTCTGCTTTTTTGAGCATCAAATGAAATAGACAGCAGAGAGCAGACTGTCGGGTTGTGGTGTAAGGACCAACGATGTGGATATGGATTAAGAAGCATTAAATTGATAGGAATACGGCATAGCATAGATTGAGTTGGTGTTTGATGTGCGCACAATGCCACACTTTTACCGTTTTATGCTCTTTGTTCAAAAACATTGCCCACCTATCAAATATTGGCGATCCATTATCATTAACAAGAAGAAACTACGTGGGTGCTATCAAGGGAGCCAGGTAGGGGTGTGCATAAAATCaggaaccgcggatttcatctgcaaccgtccgcaaaattgcgggtgaaaaccaatccgcaagagtctTTGGACCGGATACGGATGAGTTTTCAAATCTAcaaggtttagcggtttggttgcggttggttttgtaaatccgcggattcacccgcaccgtaggttataacaaaaaaaaaaagataaaacccAGTTAAATAACGCCCGGCAAAACAAAGTTTATGAGCCTCCAGCCGGTGCCATGTGTTTTGCTATTTAACCTAACGGAATTTGCTTTGAAATGAAACGAACTGAAGTTCCCCTTCGCCCAATTTCATGATAGTTTCAGTCAaatatcttttgatttttttgaatggTGTTCATAACTACATTATGGAATTCTCCTTTCGGCTTATTAGTCCCTGAATACTGATTGTACTCCAAATCAGTTACTTTGTTTTTCATTATTATGCACGCAAGTTGTTTGATGAAATGCCTAACATAGCATGTCCAAAAATTCCTTCACCGGTTTTgtttgtttactttttttttttcttctgactaAATTCGCGGTTAAACCGCATCCGATCCGCATTACCCGCTGATCCGCGAATGTGAAATACGCGGGTGATTGTGCCGGTCACgattcaattttccaaatccgcaattttgacggtttggttgcgagtgacccctaatccgcaaccgtccgtccgttgcacatccCTAGAGCCAGGTAAATCAGGACTAGAATATCTAAAATGACTTATCTAGGAGCCAGATGGGCTCTAAGTTGGCTCAGTCACGTGCTACTGGTGTATCTAGATATTAATGAGCACACTAATAGCGTGTTCGTTTCGGGTAATTGGGAGCCCAGTAATTGGATTCCAAGGGAATAGGCCCAATTCCCCTGAACCGAACAgcccaaaaaaatttagaattggaTTTCTAAGGAATCCAATTCCCTCCTATGGGCTCTATTCTATTGCATTGGTGGGTGGGTGGAAAGGAATTTGATTCCGTAAAAAACAAAGGGAATTGAGCGAAAATTACGAATCTGTCCCTCTGAAAACAAAATCTGAATCtggtattcatttttcatttctaaCCATTTCGTTTGAgatcgagagagaagaagagatcgagagagaagaagaaagaaaccacTGAAGAATGAGAGATGGAGAAATACGATGATTAGGTTAGGGTTTTAACTTCTcgtattttctttcttctctatctgtatgtaatttcatttttttttaactgctcgttttattagggttttgatttcttttcagtTTGTTGCAGGAATGATTGATTAAAAGACCAATTATCATCTCAATTGGATTTGCGGCTTTGTGATAATCGGTCATCAACTCAGGAACAATAATTTCTTCCACAAGAACTCTAACTTTCATTTTCAACAGTACCTATTTCTTCTTTTCCCGACTCAATCAACTACAGTATTATCAGCGTTTCCCTTTGATTCAACTAATAAGAACTTTCAAGGTATAATTCGTTCACCAATTTCATTTAAattgatttcggtaattttttagttttatgataAAATTAGCTTATGCATGTGTATGTTGGGTTTATGATATAATCCATGAAATCATCTTTTAACTATCCCTTGATTGTGTTGTGTTTTTTTGACAATGAAAAACTAACTTAGATTATGCTCTTTTTTTTCCTGAAAAACTTTTGATATTTGACTTGAGACCTATATTGAGTCACCCTGTGGCTGTATGATTGTTTACTGTTTTATCATCCGTGTCTGTATAGTCATGTATGGTTGACCATTTTGTTCTTATCCTTTTCAAATTCAGACCCACTTCCAGTATGGCACCTCTAGTCTTGACAAAAAAAAGGAAACTTGAAATGATGACAGACAATATCCGAACAACGATGGATGTTGTAACTTTATTTTACATTTATTTCTATTCATATTCTTGCGTCATCAAAGCAGTGTGTTAAGAGCTAATGATCGTTTTGAATTAACTATGGTACGATTGTGGGTGATGGAAGATTTGGTATACAAAAGTGACACCAAATGTAAATCCCAACTTCGTCTCGATAGACGCACTTTTAGAATTCTTTGTCATAAGTTGCGCACTTTTAGTGGACTAGAAGATAATAGGAATTGTGATGTCGAAGAAATGGTGGCGATATTTTTATATGTAATTGTGCATCACCATAAGAATAGAGTTGTGGGTTTTCAATTCAAGCGATCAGGAGATACGATTAGTAGACATGTGAACACGGTGTTAAAAGGAGTTATTAGGCTTCAAGGAGAGTTGTTAAAAGAACCGGTAGCAGTCTCTACAAGTTCTGTTGACCATAGATGGAACTTCTTTAAGGTATGAGATTGTCTCAAATGAAATATTATAACCTTTTTAACCTTATATGTCATGAATATTAACACTTGGTTTTTCGTATCACTAATGAACTATTAACATCAACTTGTTTACCTTTAGAACTGCCTAGGGGCATTAGATGGAACACATATTAGTGTCCACGTTGCAACAGCTGACAAGCCTAGGTATCGTACAAGGAAAAGCGCAATTGCTACCAATGTCTTAGGTGTATGTTCTCAATACTTGGAGGTTATATATGTATATCCTGTATGGGAAGGATCAGCTGCTGATTCTCGTGTTCTTATGGAAgccatttacaaaaaaaaatggcttAAAAGTTCCACATGGTAAGTTTGTTAGAGTATTATAACTTGAATCTGCGGATTAGCgagtgtttttcatgttttttattAAGATAGTGATGGTTGTGTACATGCTTACTTGTTTAGGTTACTATTACCTTGTTGATGCCGGTTATCCAAATAGTGGAGGATTTCTTGCTCCCTTTAGAGgtcaacgttatcatttgaaGGAATGGGGGCGAGATCGTTTAGAACCCAGGACAGCTGAAGAATTGttcaatatgaaacattgtaGGGCTAGGAATGTGATTGAAAGAGTTTTTGGATTGTTGAAAATGAGATGGGAAATACTTAGGGGTCCCTCATGGTATCCTGTGAACATACATTGCCGTTTTATCATGGCCTGTTGTTTGATACATAACCTTATTAGGAGAGAAATGCCTATGGATGAATTTTTACCGGAAGATGAATATGAAGATGGACCAATTAATTTGGTTTCTCCTCAAGAAAGTCGAATGATCGAACATGTCGATTCCTCGAATTATTGGGATGTTCAGAGAAAGGAGTTAGCTGATCAAATGTGGGAAAGATGGACTGCACGTAGATGTAGGCGCATATTTAGTTAAAATGATTTCATCATTTTCCTGTATTAGCTTACATTTTTTATCACTTTCATTTGTACTGAACTGTTACAAGAACAAGGTTTATTACTTATCTTCTAATGGTATAGTAAGGGGGATGGTTCATTTCAGATTTATTTTTGCAAATGGTTGATTTTTGTCTCTATCTTATAGTATCTGTGTGAGTTTGATAGCAGCAATGACTACTATGTTTTCCGCCTTTACAACAATCACAGGTGATGAAATCTCACTGTTAATCTGTGAGTTACTATGGTTCATTTCCTTGTTCCATTTGAAGTTAAACTACTTATGAAATTATCTTGACATAATTTGGTTGTAAACAGGCAAGTAATGGCACCTCATCGGAGTTGGGTACAAGCTGAAGATGACATATTAGTTGATGTTTTGACGGAACTTGCACTTGATGGCAAGTGGAAGAGTGATACAGGATTTAAATCTGGCTATTTGAAAGTGATTGAGCAAAAATTAGCTGAGAAACTACCCAATTCCGGGTTAAGTACTACCAACATTGATTCGAGAATAAAGACTTTGAAGAAGCATTCAATGGCAATCAACGAAATGCTAAGTTATGGAAGTGGTTTTGAATGGGATTATGTCAACAATAAGCTTGTGTGCGAGAAGAATTTATTTGATGAATGGGCTAAGGTAATTTCAAACCATTATTTAATATATTCCTTTCTATTTAATTAGTTGTGTCTCTAATTTCTCCTCTAATCACTATTCGAAGTTTGAGATTGAGCTACCTTATGAACCATGTAGTGTGAACAGTGTAAGTATATTTAGTGAATTTGGTAACGATGACCATTATAGGCATCAATTGATGGTGATAATAACTAGACCTTGTGGTGGGATAAGGTCTCTGTGTATGGACTTTGAGGAAGTCAAGGCTTGAATGCGCAGTAGTAAGTTTACTATTCTACATCTTTGTGTTACTGCACTGTTACTCAATTGTTACTCAACTGATACTCAGTGCACTGTTTATTTTAACTGCACTGATACTCACCATTCACCTGTGTCTTCACTAACTAATATCATGGGTGTAGCTTCTGCATTCGCGTTAATAACACTGCCTCTGGCAAGTCCGCAATTTCATTTTGCATTTGTTTCGTTTCATTTATGAACTGTGAGTTTCTAGTTTAATTTTGTCCAGTTTGTTGTTCTTATTTTTTGAAGTCCCAATTTGTGGATTTTGCAGTCTCATCCAAGTATAAAGGGAGTGTATGGGAAAGTTTTTCCTCATTTGGACGCATTGGTTAAAATATTTGCTGAAGATAGAGCAAATGGTAAAGGAGTTGCTTCTTTAGATGAAGAGTTGGAAGAGATAGATAAAGAAGATGAGCAAGAAAGGGAGAACGAAACAAAACAGGAAACTGAACAAGAAACAGAACGCGAACAAAGTAACCAATCTGGATCAGTGGACGAAGCCAATAATAGTAATGATAAAGGTAGGAGGAGGAAGAGGGTTAGATCATCTTCTTTGGATGTTGGAGATGGTGAATCAAGTGGTGATTCGAATGGTCTTAATCTGATGGCTAATTCTTTCAGCAAGTTTGTATCAGGCACTCTTTCACATTTTGAAGCAATTCGTAGTACATTGGCCCAAGAATCAGACACCAACAAACAGTTGTTTGAGGAGCTACAGAAGATTGATGGTCTTACTGATGATGATGTGATAGATGCTGCTTCGATTATACTTGATTCATCTACGAAGACCAAAATGTTTTTCGGGATGGAAGAAGGGAAGAGGGCTCACTATGTGAAGAATAGAATACTCAAGTAGTAGTGAAAAAAAGAAGCTTCAGAAGATGGCTGGTGTGAACCGCATTGGTGGAAAAGGAAGCGTTAGAAGGTCCActgaattcctcttttgttttctTACGGGTATTTGGTTAGCAACAACTGTACTTTCTCCTATTTCAATTTAAGTTCTTGTTTGTGTAGTTTTGAAGAGTTGTTTAAGACTTTATGAAACCTGAAGCTAGTTTTGGCATATGAGATAAGCTGGCAAGAACTCTTGATTACAAATCTAGGTTAGGAAGCAAGAAAAAGCACTCTTAGTTGGCTTAACTTCTTAATTACTTTGATACAAGTTTATGAATTACAGCAACTCTCCATCTGCAGCAGCTGTATAGTCTGCTGTGAAAGATCAGTAATTCTGCATTATTGTCACCTGCTACTTTTCTGTGATGGCGTTGTATTTTTTTGGCAAATTCTATATGTTCGAACTCTACATTCGCAATACAACAATAGAATCTTATATTTTGTTTTTGCCTTTCGAAATAAGGTTGTGATTCTACTCTATAAATTTGTTCGCTCAGTTTTATGTAAGTAATCAGTAAATCTGTAGTCTATGAAAAAGATATAGTTTCActtgagaaattcttaagaaccatGTGGAAAAAGGCGCTTCATACACAAGTGGAACAATAGTCATCCATGGTTCaaatttgttttgaaattttgaattcttAAATTTTTGAGTTTTAGCTTTATTAGAAGTTTCAAGGATATTTAAGTAAATAATAGATTTGAATTACAATGGAATCCAATTATCCCAACCAAACAGATTTTGTTTTACCATGGAATCCATTTCTTGGAATCCAATTCCTGAGATTTGAAAAACTTGAACCGAACAGGCTATAATTAAGACACTTATCCGCTTCCTTTGGGTGAAAATAAAATCGGCgcctcaaataattttattaggtTAGCTGCCAGAGTGAAACATCTTGAGCCTTCAAAGAATTACTGGCAATAAGCCcgatttcagaaacaaaatagacTTTTAAAGGATAATAACCAGAGAAAAAGTATATCATATTATGTAACGACAAGAACACCACGGCCCGGATCATATCCTAGTAAAAAGACAAAGAGAAACTGTTTACCACAGACTTATAgcaattcctatggaatgaacaaacctggagtttgttcattttgctcccattatAGAATGAACAAACAcagaaaatggatgttcaaagtCAAACCAACAGATTTGTTGGTTTGAGCATTGTAGCCCTCACATATTCTCTCTCCAAAACCTGATTATTATAATTATggcttatttattttattaattaaataatCTGTGGGACCAAAAttaatttatataaataaaatgattagtgggacccaactcttattagtttatgtTAATAAAATCAATAGTGGGACCCTAAATtatcagatttgttcattttacCTTGTTTCCCATAGTGGAAAATGCAGTTTGTTCATCCATGTGGCTCAACAAAACAATAAGTTTGTTGATTGCCATGGGAATTGCCCTTAGAGAACAATGAAGTCTTCTCATAATAACCAGATCTAAATAATTCTTCCTTTTCCATATCAACACAAAGGAAAAGTGAAAACTGAACAACATTTTAAATGCCATCTCTGGTTTGAATGCCAAAAACAAAGTCTAATTCATCTCTGGTTTGGTTTAAAAACCCAAACCTGCTACAAAAAACTGagaaccaaatttttaaaaaaaggatCAAGAGTAACAAATGTCTAATTCATTCTCCTGACGAGTTTGTTGATGTAGCCCTCTCGGTTACCAGCATCACCACCTTCTACGTAGtggtttctcttcttcttcaaaccACCTAGAGGAGCACTCAATTTGAATGGCCATAAGAAGTTGTTGGCTTGCTTGAAGTGAGGGCCAACAGTCATGATCTCATGAATCAAATCCTCAACACAGATGATGCCGTACTTGCCAAGACCCTGTAGAGAAGATGATCAATTAAGAGAAAAATTTGGCAACAAAAAGATTAAAATACCACAAATGGGTAATAATATAGACTTACCTGTTCAACGATAGAATTATCAGTCAAGGCTGTCCTTCGCTTGTTTAGCTTTCCATAACCTCTCTTGTAGATCAATTCCTTGACAGTTTTGAGATTTGGGTATCTGTGAAATATAGTCATCAAAATGAGAAAATAAGTTTGGGTGCATGCAGACAACAAAATTAATCACTTCATTATATTGAACTGTCGGGCAGAAAGTTTGGAACATTTTTGGAGGTGGAGAAAAGCTTACCCATAAGTTACATATGGCCCAACTCTTTGCAACATCTGTAAAGTAGCTTTGTTCACTTTAAGGAATACACCATTGAAGATCTGACGAAAAGCAAACAGTAGAAAACATTAACTTCACCAATATTCACAAATGAACCTGAATGAGATGCATAGAGAAATCACAGAAACTAGGATAGAATGATTCTATAGGAGGTGAATAAGAAGGAACGGCAAAATTACCTGTCTCAAACGGAAAAGCTGCAATATCTTCTTGGTCTTTGGGTCCATAGCATTAATACTTGACAACAAAAGAGAATCAACATCGAACATGTAAATTTACAAATTTACAAATTTACATGTGAAGCTTTACCGATCAGAAAGAAGAAGTGAAGTGCAACATATGAATTTAGTCTATATAAGCTTACCCACGAATACGGACAATAAAGAGCAATTTGGGTTCAGGGTTAACATAGAATCCTCCTTTTAGCTTAGCCTCACGTGTCAACCTGATCAATTCCCTCTCCTACAATAAAACCAATATGAAATGGTTAACAGATATATCTGATTTTCAGAAGATAACTTCCCAGAAGAtggaaattataaaaaaaaaaaatgggtcaAAGTAGGTACTCAAACCTGCTCTACATATTCCTTAGCATACTGCTCAGCCCTCTTGTAGATGAGCTTTCTGCTTTCAGAGTTCtttttcttctgaacttcttggGCAGTTTTCTCTGCCAGAGCCCATTCTTCATCTCTCTTATTCTTTTTCAAGACATGCTCTGGAACCATAGTCTCTGCCTTGATTTCCCCACCCATACCTGAAAGAgttcaacaaacaaaaaaacagaCACACTGGTGAGTATGCAAACTATTAGGCACCTAAACAGAAATAATAAGGCATTTAAGCATCCAACATGATTGCAAACTTCCCAAGTACCAAAGAATAAGAGTCTGAACAAACACAGagggataccaaaaaaaaaaaaaaatgaaagtctAACAGAAATAATAAGGCATTTAAACATCCAACATAATTGCAAACTTCCCAAGTACCAAAGAATAAGAGTCTGAACAACCATAGAgggataccaaaaaaaaacatgaaagtcTAACCCCATTCAATTAAACATGAGAGGAAAGTAGCAAATTCAGAATAATGGCACAAACGCATAAACCCAAGATAGACAGTGCATATATTTAGGGATTGAGCTAAAAACCCATTCTAGATTAGAACTATCAGCTAACAAAGTATTAACATCTTGATTCAACAGTCGAACACTAACTTGCATCTGAAAATAAATGTTCACAACAGTAAAATCATATAAAACCGAGACCGATGCAGTATTAGATTTAGAAAATCTTAGCTAAACAATAAACCCATTTATAAGCGACATCTTGTGACTACGAATCTATGTTTATTCAAAATGACCTAGATCAGTGCTTAGGAAAAGACCAAAACAATACTACTTCCATCATCAAACAACTTACTCAGCTAACAGCCATTAAGAAAATGCTAAAACAACAGATATGTTTGCTTTTTTCCCACAAgattataataacaaataaaaCATCATTCCATATCAGAACAACAACATAAAGCCTAGTTTTTATTTAGCAAGACAATGAAAACCTAATATGAAGGATACCTGTTTCTGgattcagttcttcttcttcacaggaGCTGCAGAAGCAAATTCGGCGAgcagaaaagaaacaagaaggAGTATAGGATTGAGTAATTTATATAACTAACACGATGACGTTATTGCCCTTTTTAGGGTCTTTAGGGTTTCAGAGATGGGGGTGggctttttgtttcttgatgGGACTGGGTACTAGCATACTAAGCTTGTTGATCGGCCCACTATATGTAAGGCAGCAAATGTGCATCAGTGAGTGAGCATTTTTTTTAGAACCCTACCAAGTATCACCTCAGACGAGGGTCAACCTTTTGTGGTAGCAGTCTTATACGGTTCACCTGCATGGT encodes:
- the LOC113349624 gene encoding 60S ribosomal protein L7-4-like, with amino-acid sequence MGGEIKAETMVPEHVLKKNKRDEEWALAEKTAQEVQKKKNSESRKLIYKRAEQYAKEYVEQERELIRLTREAKLKGGFYVNPEPKLLFIVRIRGINAMDPKTKKILQLFRLRQIFNGVFLKVNKATLQMLQRVGPYVTYGYPNLKTVKELIYKRGYGKLNKRRTALTDNSIVEQGLGKYGIICVEDLIHEIMTVGPHFKQANNFLWPFKLSAPLGGLKKKRNHYVEGGDAGNREGYINKLVRRMN